CGCTGCCGATCTACGAGGCCCTGGCCTCGAAGGTGCGGGCCGGTGCCGTGGACGCCTCGCGGGCGCGGATAGCCCAGCTCGACGAGTACGTGGGGCTGCCGGCCGAGCATCCGGAGTCGTACCGGTCGGTGCTGCGGCGGGAGGTGCTGGAGCCGCTCGGGATACCGATGGACTCCTTCATGGGGCCGGACGGGACCGCGGAGGACATCCCGGGGGCCTGCGCGGCGTACGACTCGGCACTGGCCGACGCCGGGGGCGTGGATCTGCAGCTGCTCGGGATCGGGACGGACGGGCATATCGGGTTCAACGAGCCGTGCTCCTCGCTGGCCTCGCGGACCCGGATCAAGACGCTCACCGAGCAGACCCGGGTGGACAACGCGCGGTTCTTCGAGGGGGACATCGCGCAGGTGCCGCACCATGTGATCACCCAGGGGATCGGGACGATCCTGGAGGCCCGGCATCTGGTGCTGCTGGCGACGGGTGAGGGCAAGGCGGATGCGGTGGCGGCGACGGTGGAGGGACCGGTGGCCGCGGTGTGTCCTGCGTCGGCGTTGCAGTTGCATCCGCATGCGACGGTGGTGGTGGACGAGGGAGCGGCGTCGAAGTTGAAGCTGGCCGACTACTTCCGGCACACCTTTGTCAACAAGCCTGACTGGCAGGGGATTTAAAGCGGGTTCGCGTCTGCGGGGTTCCGCTGCGTGCCGGGTGCGGGTTGTCCGTGGCTGGTCGCGCACACGCGGCGGTAGCCGCATATCCAACGCTGCCCCGCGCCCCTGACAAAGGCAGGTGCCGGTCCCTTTCGAAGGAACCGGCACCTGTTGTGTCGTAAGGCCTACTCCTCCCCCGCGATGACCTCCGCCGCCGCCCTGCCGCACACCCTTGCCGCGCCGTGGGTTGCGATGTGGAGGGCTCCTCGGGTGGGGGCCTGGGGGAGGCCCATTTCGATGACGATGGTGTCGGGGCGGGTGCGCAGGACGGTGTCCAGGGCCGCCGTCATCCAGGGATGGCGGTGTTCGTCGCGGACCACGGCCACGATGCGGCGGGGGCCGGCCGCGGCCAGGGTCGCGAGGCCCGCGTCGTCGCCGGCGAAGCTGCCTGTCTCCGTGCCGGGAAGAAGGCGGGCGAGTTCGGCGGCCACGCCCCAGGGGGTCTCGTCGCCGACCGCGATGTTGGCCACCGGGGTGAAGGCGGCGACATAGGGGGCCGCGGTGAGGGGAGTGAAGTCGGCACCGGTGACGCGCAGTGCCCGGCGGGCCGCGCGCAGGCCCACCTCCTCGTCGGCCGGCAGCTGGGCGTCGGCCGCGCCGGCCGCCGTCCAGTGGGCCAGGGTGCGCACCCGTTCCGCCGCCTCGGCGAGGCGCTCCTCGGCGAGTTCGCCGGCGCGGACCGCGGAGACCAGGGCGTCGCGCAGGCGCCGTACCGTCTCGTCGTCGGCGAGGCCGCCGCCCACGCAGATCGCGTCGGCGCCGGCGGCGATGGCGAGGACGCTGCCGCGCTCGATGCCGTAGGTACCGGCGATGGCCTGCATCTCCATGCCGTCGGTGACGATGAGGCCGGTGTAGCCGAGTTCGCCTCGGAGCAGATCGGTCAGGACCGGGTGGGACAGCGTTGCCGGGCGGTCCTGGTCCAGGGCCGGGACCAGGATGTGGGCGGTCATCACCGCGCGGGTTCCGGCGGCGATGGCCGCGCGGAAGGGCCGCAGTTCGCGCTCCAGCAGTACCGAGCGGTCCACGTCGATGCGCGGCAGGGCGTGGTGGGAGTCGATCGCGGTGTCGCCGTGGCCCGGGAAGTGCTTCGTGCAGGCGGCGACACCCGCCGACTGGAGCCCGGTGACGTAGGCCGCCGTGTGCCGGGCGACCAGGTCGGCGGTGGCGCCGAAGGAGCGCACGCCGATCACCGGGTTGGCGGGGTTGGAGTTCACGTCGGCCGACGGGGCCCAGTTGAGGTTGACCCCGCAGGCCGCGAGGCGGCGGCCCAGCTCGGCGGCCACCGCGTGGGTGAGTTCCACGTCGTCCACGGCGCCGAGGGCGTTGTTGCCGGGGAAGGACGAGCCGGTGCCCACCTCCAGGCGGGTCACGTCACCGCCTTCCTCGTCGATGGCGACCAGGACGTCGTCGCGTTCGGCGCGCAACTGGGCCGTCAGGGCGGCCAGTTGTTCCCGGGAGGCGATGTTGCGGCCGAACAGGCCGACCGAGGCGAGGCCCTCGCCGAGGCGGCGCAGCAGCCAGTCGGGGGCGGTGGTGCCGGTGAAGCCTGGTTGGAGGACCGTGAGGGCGTCCCGCGTGAGCGTGTCGGTGCCGCTGGCGAAAGTCGTCATCGGGGGGCGTTATCCCTTCACGGCGCCCGCGGTGAGGCCCGCGGCCATCTTGCGCTGGACGAGGAGGAAGAGGACCACGATCGGCACGGCCATCATGGTGGAACCGGCCATCATCGGGGCGTATTCGGTGCCGTGTTTGGTGGTGAAGTTGCCGAGCCAGACGGTCGCGGTCTGGTTCTTCTGGCTGAGCAGCATGAGGGCGTAGAGGTACTCGTTCCAGGCCTGGATGAAGGCGTAGACCGAGGTGGCGACCATGCCGGGGGCCAGCAGCGGGAAGACCACGCGCAGGAAGGCGCCGGTGGGCGAGCAGCCGTCGACCATCGCCGCCTCCTCCAGCTCCTTCGGGATGTTGACGATGAAGCCGCGCAGCGTCCACACCGTGAAGGGGAGGATGAAGGTCAGGTACGTGATGATCAGGCCGGACAGCTTGTCGTACTGGTCGAGGTCGTTCAGGAGCAGGAAGACCGGGATGATCATCGCGACCAGGGGGACCATCTGGACCGCGAGGATGCCCACGATCACGATCTTGCGGCCACGGAAGGCGAAGCGGGAGATCGCGAGCGCGGCCAGGGTGCCGACCACGATGCCGATCGCCACGACCGCCAGGGAGACGATCAGGCTGCGGCCGACCGGGCCCCAGAAGTCGGCGATGTCCAGCGCGCGGCTGAAGTTGGAGAGGGTGATCCCGGTCGGCAGCAGGCTCGGGTCCGGGTCGATGGCGTCCTTCGCCGGCTTGAACGCGGTGTTGAGCATCCAGTAGACCGGGAAGCCCGCGGTGACGAAGACGAGGAGACCGAGGAGGTTCCAGCCCAGCTTCGACCTGCGGCGGACCCCGGGAGCGAGCGCGCTCATTCGACCTCTCCGATCTTCAGCATCTGACGCATGTAGACGGCGACCACCCCGAGCAGCAGCAGCACGGTGATGAGGGCGATCGCGGAGCCCTGCGCGTAGTCGTTGACCACGAAGGCGCGGTCGTAGGAGTACGTGGGCAGGATCTGGAACTCCGGCTCCGGGTGCCCGTTGCGCATCACGAACACCTGCGGGAAGACGCCCATGTCCCAGATGACCGACAGGGTCGTCAGCATCACGATGATGGGCTTGAGGATCGGCAGGGTGACGTACCGGAACACGCCCCAGGCGCCGGCGCCGTCGAGACGGGCGGCCTCCTCCATCTCCTTGGGGACCTGGGTGAGTCCGGCGCTCAGGGTGATCACCACGAAGGGCACCGCGCCCCAGACCACCAGCAGCATGATCACGGCAAGGCCCTGGGGACCGCTGGCGAACCAGTTGTGGCCGATCATCTCGACGCCGGGCAGCTTGCTGAGCAGCGCGTTGAGGATGCCGTAGTCCGCGTCGAACAGCCACTTGAAGACCGTGGTGGCGACGATGATCGGCATGCCCCAGCTGGCCACCAGCGCGATGTTGATCAGGGTCTTCACCCAGCCGGAGACCCGCTGGAGCAGCAGGGCGATCAGCATGCCGGCGACCATCGTGAAGATGACACAGCCCGCCGCGAAGACGATGGTCCGGACGACGACCGCCCAGAACTCGCCGTCGTCGAGCACGCCGGTGAAGTTGTCGAAGCCGACCCACTCGGCGGGCTGGAAGCCCCACAGCTGGGACTGGCCGAACTTCTGGAACGACAGGGTGACCAGGCGGACCAGCGGATAGCCCATGACCAGGCCGAGGATGAGCAGGCAGGGTGCGAGCAGCAGCCAGGGGGTGGTGCCGGAGCTGCGCCTTCTGCGGGGCGCCACCGGCGGGGAGGGCGGTGGTACCGGCATCGGCGGCGGCACCTCGGTGGGGGTGGTCGTGTCTGCGGCACTCATGGCGCGCTCCTCAGCGGTCCCTCTGGTCGTACGGGAAGCAGGGCCCCGCCGTTCTCAACGGGGCCCTGCCTGCGGTCACTTGGTGTTGATGACCTTGTCGATCGCCGCGTCGGCCGCCTTGGCCGCCGCCTCGACGGACTGCTTGCCGGTGCCGATGTTCTGCAGCATGTTCTGCAGGACCTGGGCCTTCTCGACCTGGCCCCAGCCGGGTGCCATGGGCACGAACCAGTTGGACTCGGCCGCGGTGGCCGGGACCGCCGTCGCCGGGTCGTTCTTCAAGGTGGCGAGGTCGGTCTTGTTGTTGGGCAGGTTGCCCTTGGCCATCAGGCCCTTCTGGCCGGAGGGACCGGTGAAGGCGTTGATCCACTCGGCGGCGACGGCCTGCGCCTTCGACTTCACGGGCACGGCGAGGTCCGAACCGCCCAGGAAGACGGGCAGGTTCTTGCCGGACGGGCCGGGCATCACGAAGTTCTCGAGGTTGTCCTTGAGCTTGCCGGTCTTGTCGTTCTTCGGGTCGGCGGAGGTCGCGCCCTCCCAGGCCGCGCCGAAGATCATGCCCGACTTGCCCTGGCCGTAGACGATGTAACGGTCGGACTCGTCCTTGGTCTTGTCGCCGTGCATGTACTTGTCGACGACGTTCTTGAACTCGGTGAGGCCCTTGATGGACTCGGGCGAGGAGAGGTTGGCCTTCCAGGTGCCGCCCGAGTCGACGGCGATGGAGCCGCCGGCGTCGTAGACGAAGGACATGGCCGCGTACCAGTCACGGGTGGGCTGGTACCAGGCGGAGAACTTGTCGCCCTCCTTCTTCTGGACCTTGTCGAGCGCGGCGGTGAGCTCCGCGTAGGTCTTCGGGGTGGACTTGACGCCTACCGAGGCGAAGACGTCCTTGCGCCAGTTGCCGACGCGGCCGCCCGCGTAGTAGGGAACGCCGTAGGTCTTGCCGTCGTACGTCACCGAGGCCTTGAGGCCGTCGAGCCAGGCGGAGGAGTTGGTGAACTTCGAGGCGTCCAGGGGCGCGAAAGCCCCCTTGACCATGTAGCCCAGCATCTCGGTGTTGCCCATCTCGACCACGTCGGGGGCCTTGTCGGTGGCGAGGACCGCGTCGAGCTTGGTGTTCTTGTCGGGCCAGCCGTAGTACTCGTGGTTGATCTTGATGCCGGGGTGCTTCTTCTGGACCGCGGCGTCCGCGGCCTTCACCAGCTCGGGCCAGTTGTTCTGGGCGTCGACGGTGAGCCAGACGGTCAGCTCCTTGGCGTCCGCGCCGCTGTTGTCCGAACTTCCGCTGTCGCTGCCCCCACATGCCGCGACCGAGACCATCATGCCCGCGATGCCTATCGCGGCTGCCAGCTTGCGCTTCACGCCACCCTCCTCAGGGATGCCCACACCTCCCGCCCACGAGCCGGGACCTGGACCAATGGTGTAGACCAGTAGGGGGAGCTTGGACCAGACCACGGGGCCTGTCAAGAGCCTGCGAAACCGCTCTGACCAGCCGTTATGCGAGCTACATATGCAGGAACCATTAGTAAAGAAGCCAGCGAAAACAGCGGCGGCGGAGTAGTGTCGTCCGCTATACCACTCACCTCTGTGGACTAGACCAAAAGAGTCGGCGACGGTATACAGAAGGGATCACGATGTGACCCGCATCCGGAGCCGGGAAGGCAGACCATGAGCAGCGACGTCAGCAGTGCGGAGACCGAGGGCGGGGCAGGCGTCCGTACCGCGCGCGTGCCCAAGTACTACCGCCTGAAGAAGCACCTGCTCGACATGACGGAGACCCAGTCGCCCGGCACCCCGGTACCCCCCGAGCGCACCCTCGCCGCCGAGTTCGACACCTCCCGCACGACCGTCCGCCAGGCGCTCCAGGAGCTGGTGGTCGAGGGGCGCCTGGAGCGGATCCAGGGCAAGGGCACCTTCGTCGCGAAGCCGAAGGTGTCCCAGGCGCTGCAACTCACCTCGTACACCGAGGACATGCGCGCCCAGGGCCTGGAACCCACCTCGCAGCTGCTCGACATCGGCTACATCACCGCCGACGACCGGCTCGCCGAGCTCCTCGACATCACGGCCGGCGGCCGGGTGCTGCGCATCGAGCGACTGCGCATGGCGAACGCCGAGCCGATGGCCATCGAGACGACCCACCTGAGCGCCAAGCGCTTCCCGGCCCTGCGCAGGTCGCTCGTCAAGTACACGTCCCTCTACACGGCGTTGGCCGAGGTCTACGACGTCCATCTCGCCGAGGCCGAGGAGACCATCGAGACCTCCCTGGCCACCCCGCGCGAGGCGGGCCTGCTCGGCACCGACGTGGGCCTGCCGATGCTGATGCTGTCCCGGCACTCGTACGACAAGACGGGCGAGCCGGTGGAGTGGGTGCGGTCGGTGTACCGGGGAGACCGGTACAAGTTCGTGGCCCGCCTCAAGCGGCCGATGGATTGAGGCACGCGGCGAGCGGCGTCGGCTGGGGGTCCGGGGATCGCCCCCCCGGACCAATGCAGCGTGGCCAGACTCAAGCGGCCCGTCGGCTGACGCACACCCTGTGGCGCAAGCGCGCTTCCTGCTCTACGGTCCTCCCGACTCCAACTGGACGGGAGGACCTCGCTGCTTCACAGAATCGACATACCGATATGCGGACGAGGTCTTTCGCTCACGTGACACGGTGACCTAGATTGCCTGCGCGTTACAGGTGATCAGCGAGGGGACGGAGGCAGGACATGTCGGATGCGCCGGAAGCGAGACCACCGGTGGTGACACCGGTACGGGTGGTCATCGCCCTCTGTCTGATCGCCCCGTTCGTGGCGATGCTGTGGGTCGGCTCGTACGCCAAGGTCGACCCCGAGTTCATCGGCATCCCGTTCTTCTACTGGTACCAGATGCTGTGGGTGCTGATCTCCACCGCGCTGACGATGATCGCGTACCAGCTGTGGCAGCGTGACCAGCGCGCCCGTCGTGGAGGTTCCAAGTGAACGACGGCGTCAACGGCGTGGCTCTCGCCGTCTTCATCCTCTTCTTCCTGGCCGTCACGGTCATGGGCTTCCTCGCCGCGCGCTGGCGCAAGGCCGAGAACGAGCACTCGCTGGACGAATGGGGCCTGGGCGGCCGGTCGTTCGGCACCTGGATCACCTGGTTCCTGCTGGGCGGCGACCTCTACACGGCGTACACCTTCGTCGCGGTCCCCGCGGCGATCTACGCGGCGGGTGCGGCCGGCTTCTTCGCGGTGCCGTACACGATCCTGGTGTACCCGCTGATCTTCACCTTCCTGCCCCGCCTGTGGTCGGTCTCCCACAAGCACGGCTACGTCACGACCTCGGACTTCGTGCGTGGCCGCTTCGGCTCCAAGGGCCTGTCGCTGGCGGTGGCGGTCACCGGCATCCTCGCGACCATGCCGTACATCGCGCTCCAACTGGTCGGCATCCAGGCGGTCCTGGACGTCATGGGCGTCGGTGGCGGCGAGAACACCAACTGGTTCGTGAAGGACCTCCCGCTGCTGATCGCCTTCGGTGTCCTCGCGGCCTACACGTACTCCTCGGGCCTCCGCGCCCCCGCGCTGATCGCGTTCGTGAAGGACACGCTGATCTACATCGTCATCGCGGTGGCGATCATCTACATCCCGATCAAGCTGGGCGGCTTCGACGACGTCTTCGGCGCCGCGAGCGAGAAGTACACGGCGGCCAAGGCGGGCGGACTGGTCCCCCTGGAGGCGGGCCAGTGGACGTACGCCACGCTGGCGTTGGGCTCCGCGCTCGCGCTCTTCATGTACCCGCACTCGATCACCGCGACGCTCTCCTCCCGCAGCCGTGAGGTGATCCGCCGCAACACCACGATCCTGCCGCTGTACTCGCTGATGCTCGGCCTGCTGGCCCTGCTCGGCTTCATGGCGATCGCGGCCGGAGTCAAGGTCACCAACCCGCAGTTGGCCATCCCGCAGCTGTTCGAGGACATGTTCCCGGACTGGTTCGCGGGCGTCGCCTTCGCGGCCATCGGCATCGGGGCGCTCGTCCCCGCGGCCATCATGTCGATCGCGGCCGCGAACCTCTTCACCCGCAACATCTACAAGGACTTCATCAAGCCGGACGCCACCCCGGCCCAGGAGACGAAGGTCTCCAAGCTGGTGTCCCTGCTGGTGAAGGTGGGCGCCCTGGTCTTCGTCCTCACCATGGACAAGACGGTCGCCATCAACTTCCAGCTCCTGGGCGGCATCTGGATTCTCCAGACCTTCCCGGCCCTGGTCGGCGGCCTGTTCACCCGCTGGTTCCACCGCTGGGCGCTGCTCGCCGGCTGGGCGGTCGGCATGATCTACGGCACGGTCGCCGCGTACGGCGTCGCCTCCCCGACCCAGAAGCACTTCGGCGGCTCGGCGAAGGAGATCCCGGGCATCGGCGAGATCGGCTACATCGGCCTCACCGCGTTCATCCTGAACGTGGCGGTGACGGTGGTCCTGACCTTCGTCCTGAAGGCGCTCAAGGCCCCCGACGGCGTGGACGAGACGAGCCCGCAGGACTACACGGCGGACGCGGGCGACCCGGGGGTCGAGGTAGAACTCCCGCCCGCTACCGCGGGAACCTCCCACTGACCCACCCAGGGGCGCGGGGAACTGCGCGAGCAACCACACACAACCGGCAGCGGGCCACCGAGGAGCAAGACCCTCGGCGGCCCGCTTTCGTGCACACTCACCCCCATGACGATCGTGATCCGCCCCGCAGACCCCACCGACTACGCCCCCCTCGGCGAGATCACCGCAAGGGCCTACCTGAACGACGGCCTCCTGGCCTTCGGCGACGAGGACGACTGGTACCTCACCGAACTCAAGGACGTGGCCAAGCGAGCCGCACACGCCGAAGTCCTGGTCGCCGTCTCCGGATCAGAACTGCTCGGCGGAGTCACCTACGTCCCCGACGGCGGCCCCCTGTCGGAGATAGCCCGCCCCGGAGAGGCGGAGATCCGCATGCTCGCCGTGGCTCACGAGGCCCGCGGCCGAGGTGTGGGACGAGCTCTCGTCCAGGCCTGCATCGACCGCGCGAGCGCCGCCGGCACGGACCTAGTCCTGTGCACCCAGCCCACCATGCACACGGCCCACCGCATCTACGAAGGCCTGGGTTTCACCCGCGCCCCGGAGCGCGACTGGCACCCCGTTCCGGAGTCCCCCGACTTCACGCTCCTCACCTACGAGTTGACGCTCTGAAGTCACCGCGACACAACATATGGGCCTGCTTCCACCACCGGGCACAAGATGTATGCTCATGCTCGCTGTCGCCGCAGGGGAATCCGGTGTGAATCCGGAACTGTCCCGCAACGGTGTACTCATGCGTGCATCAGCGCACATGAGCGTAAGTCCGAGGACCTGCCGACAGTACGCCCGGCCACCGTGGCCCGGGTGTCATGACGTCCGGGCCTCGTGGAATGGGCCGGTGGACGCGACGCCGTGCGCGCTCGTGTGCTGCCCCCCGCCCTCAAGGCCCCGTGCCAGCGAGGGAGAGCCCCCACGTGACCATCGCGCCAGCCGATCCGGCTTCAGCAGCGATCGAGCGGACCGAGCAGGAGAACGACGGCCCCGGTGCCGCGCTGCTGCGGACCCTGACCGCCCTGACGGCCGACCTTCCCGACGCCGACCCCGGCCGGGTCGCCGCCGCCGCGCTCCGCGGCCGGTCCGCGCGGGCCGACGAGTCGGAGCTGCGCGAGCTGGCCACCGAGGCCGCGGCCGGACTCATCTCCGAGGACCCCGCCTACAGCAGGCTGGCCGCCCGGCTGCTGACGATCTCCATCGCCGCCGAGGCCGCCTCCCAGGGCGTCACCTCGTTCACCGGTTCGGTCGCCGTCGGGCACCGCGAGGGCCTCATCGCCGACCGTACGGCCGAGTTCGTACGGGTCCACGCCGACCGCCTCGACGCGCTCATCGACCCTGAGGGAGACGACCGCTTCGGCTACTTCGGCCTGCGCACCCTGCACAGCCGCTATCTCCTCCGGCACCCGATCACCCGCAAGGTCATCGAGACGCCCCAGCACTTCATGCTGCGTGTCGCAGCCGGGCTGGCCGAGGACGACACCCCCCGCGCGCTCACCGAAGTCGCCGCGCTCTACGGCCTCATGAGCCGCCTCGACTACCTCCCCTCCTCCCCCACCCTCTTCAACTCCGGCACCCGGCACCCCCAGATGTCGTCCTGCTACCTCCTCGACTCCCCGAAGGACGAGCTCGACTCCATCTACGGCCGCTACCACCAGGTGGCCCGCCTCTCGAAGCACGCCGGCGGCATCGGCATCGCGTACTCCCGCGTCCGCAGCCGCGGTTCGCTGATCCGGGGCACCAACGGGCACTCCAACGGCATCGTGCCGTTCCTGAAGACGCTGGACGCGAGTGTCGCCGCCGTGAACCAGGGCGGCCGGCGCAAGGGCGCCGCCGCGGTCTACCTGGAGACCTGGCACTCCGACATCGAGGAGTTCCTGGAGCTGCGCGACAACACCGGTGAGGACGCCCGGCGTACGCACAACCTGAACCTCGCGCACTGGATCCCGGACGAGTTCATGCGCCGGGTGAACGCCGACGCCGAGTGGTCCCTGTTCTCCCCCGCCGACGTGCCCGAGCTGGTCGACCTGTGGGGTGACGAGTTCGACGCGGCGTACCGCAAGGCCGAAGAGCAGGGGCTCGCGCGCAAGACCATCCCGGCCCGCGACCTCTACGGCCGCATGATGCGCACCCTCGCGCAGACCGGCAACGGCTGGATGACCTTCAAGGACGCGGCCAACCGCACCGCCAACCAGACGGCCCTGCCCGGGCACACGGTCCACTCCTCCAATCTCTGCACGGAGATCCTGGAGGTCACGGACGACGGGGAGACGGCGGTCTGCAACCTGGGGTCGGTGAACCTCGGGGCGTTCGTCGACACGGCGACCGGCGACATCGACTGGGAGCGGCTGGACGCCACCGTCCGCACCGCCGTCACCTTCCTCGACCGGGTCGTCGACATCAACTTCTACCCGACCGAGCAGGCCGGGCGGTCCAACGCCAAGTGGCGCCCGGTGGGCCTGGGCGCGATGGGCCTCCAGGACGTCTTCTTCAAGCTGCGGCTGCCCTTCGACTCGCCCGAGGCCAAGGCGCTCTCCACCCGGATCGCCGAGCGCATCATGCTCGCCGCCTACGAGGCCTCCGCCGACCTCGCCGAGCGCAACGGCCCGCTGCCGGCCTGGGAGAAGACCCGTACCGCGCAGGGCGTCCTGCACCCCGACCACTACGACGTCACCTCGAACTGGCCCGAGCGCTGGGCGGCACTGCGCGAGCGCATGGCCGGCACCGGGCTGCGCAACAGCCTGCTGCTCGCCATCGCGCCCACCGCGACCATCGCCTCGATCGCCGGGGTGTACGAGTGCATCGAGCCGCAGGTCTCCAATCTGTTCAAGCGCGAGACGCTGTCCGGCGAGTTCCTCCAGGTCAACTCCTACCTGGTCAACGACCTCAAGGAGCTCGGCGTCTGGGACGCCCGCACCCGTGAGGCGCTGCGCGACTCCAACGGGTCGGTGCAGGAGTTCGCGTGGATCCCGGCGGACGTACGGGCGTTGTACCGCACCGCGTGGGAGATCCCGCAGCGCTCCCTGATCGACATGGCGGCGGCGCGCACGCCGTACCTCGACCAGTCGCAGTCCCTGAACCTGTTCCTGGAGACGCCGACCATCGGCAAGCTCTCCTCGATGTACGCGTACGCCTGGAAGTCCGGGCTGAAGACGACGTACTACCTGCGCTCGCGCCCGGCGACCCGGATCGCCCGCGCGGCTCAGGCCACCGTCCCCGTCCAGCAGGCGGCCCCGGAAGACGCCGTCGCCTGCTCCCTGGAAAACCCCGAGTCCTGCGAGGCCTGCCAGTAATGACCACCGAAGCCAAGAACCTCCTCGACCCGGGCTTCGAGCTGACCCTGCGTCCCATGCGCTACCCGGACTTCTACGAGCGCTACCGGGACGCCATCAAGAACACCTGGACCGTCGAGGAGGTCGACCTCCACTCCGACGTCTCCGACCTCGCGAAGCTCAGCCCCGCCGAACAGCACCTCATCGGCCGCCTGGTCGCGTTCTTCGCGACGGGCGACTCGATCGTCGCGAACAACCTGGTGCTGACGCTGTACAAGCACATCAACTCCCCCGAGGCGCGGCTCTACTTGAGCCGTCAGCTCTTCGAGGAGGCCGTGCACGTCCAGTTCTACCTGACGCTGCTCGACACCTACCTCCCCGACCCGGAGGACCGGGCGGCGGCCTTCGACGCCGTCGAGAACATCCCCTCGATCCGTGAGAAGGCGGAGTTCTGCTTCAAGTGGATCGACGAGGTGGAGAAGCTGGACCGCCTGGAGTCCCAGGCCGACCGCCGCCGCTTCCTGCTCAACCTGATCTGCTTCGCCGCGTGCATCGAGGGCCTGTTCTTCTACGGCGCGTTCGCGTACGTCTACTGGTTCCGCAGCCGGGGTCTGCTGCACGGTCTCGCGACCGGCACCAACTGGGTGTTCCGGGACGAGACCATGCACATGTCCTTCGCCTTCGACGTGGTCGACACCGTCCGAAAGGAGGAGCCGGAGCTCTTCGACGAGCAGCTCCAGCAGCAGGTCACCGACATGCTGGCGGAGGCCGTCGAGGCGGAACTCCAGTTCGCGCGGGACCTGTGCGGCGACGGACTGCCGGGCATGAACACCGAGTCGATGCGGCAGTACCTGGAGTGCGTCGCCGACCAGCGCCTCACGCGGCTCGGCTTCGCC
Above is a window of Streptomyces griseorubiginosus DNA encoding:
- a CDS encoding ribonucleoside-diphosphate reductase subunit alpha gives rise to the protein MTIAPADPASAAIERTEQENDGPGAALLRTLTALTADLPDADPGRVAAAALRGRSARADESELRELATEAAAGLISEDPAYSRLAARLLTISIAAEAASQGVTSFTGSVAVGHREGLIADRTAEFVRVHADRLDALIDPEGDDRFGYFGLRTLHSRYLLRHPITRKVIETPQHFMLRVAAGLAEDDTPRALTEVAALYGLMSRLDYLPSSPTLFNSGTRHPQMSSCYLLDSPKDELDSIYGRYHQVARLSKHAGGIGIAYSRVRSRGSLIRGTNGHSNGIVPFLKTLDASVAAVNQGGRRKGAAAVYLETWHSDIEEFLELRDNTGEDARRTHNLNLAHWIPDEFMRRVNADAEWSLFSPADVPELVDLWGDEFDAAYRKAEEQGLARKTIPARDLYGRMMRTLAQTGNGWMTFKDAANRTANQTALPGHTVHSSNLCTEILEVTDDGETAVCNLGSVNLGAFVDTATGDIDWERLDATVRTAVTFLDRVVDINFYPTEQAGRSNAKWRPVGLGAMGLQDVFFKLRLPFDSPEAKALSTRIAERIMLAAYEASADLAERNGPLPAWEKTRTAQGVLHPDHYDVTSNWPERWAALRERMAGTGLRNSLLLAIAPTATIASIAGVYECIEPQVSNLFKRETLSGEFLQVNSYLVNDLKELGVWDARTREALRDSNGSVQEFAWIPADVRALYRTAWEIPQRSLIDMAAARTPYLDQSQSLNLFLETPTIGKLSSMYAYAWKSGLKTTYYLRSRPATRIARAAQATVPVQQAAPEDAVACSLENPESCEACQ
- a CDS encoding ribonucleotide-diphosphate reductase subunit beta, which translates into the protein MTTEAKNLLDPGFELTLRPMRYPDFYERYRDAIKNTWTVEEVDLHSDVSDLAKLSPAEQHLIGRLVAFFATGDSIVANNLVLTLYKHINSPEARLYLSRQLFEEAVHVQFYLTLLDTYLPDPEDRAAAFDAVENIPSIREKAEFCFKWIDEVEKLDRLESQADRRRFLLNLICFAACIEGLFFYGAFAYVYWFRSRGLLHGLATGTNWVFRDETMHMSFAFDVVDTVRKEEPELFDEQLQQQVTDMLAEAVEAELQFARDLCGDGLPGMNTESMRQYLECVADQRLTRLGFAPVYGSENPFSFMELQGVQELTNFFERRPSAYQVAVEGTVDLDEDF
- a CDS encoding GNAT family N-acetyltransferase; its protein translation is MTIVIRPADPTDYAPLGEITARAYLNDGLLAFGDEDDWYLTELKDVAKRAAHAEVLVAVSGSELLGGVTYVPDGGPLSEIARPGEAEIRMLAVAHEARGRGVGRALVQACIDRASAAGTDLVLCTQPTMHTAHRIYEGLGFTRAPERDWHPVPESPDFTLLTYELTL